In the Glycine max cultivar Williams 82 chromosome 19, Glycine_max_v4.0, whole genome shotgun sequence genome, TGCCTCGGACAgtttaaacttgatttgtgaagTTCAGAAATTATCTTGGCCTACTCTATACCAAATATGATCAAGTTGTATTGGACATAAAATAAAGCACttaatgtaaatttatataaatatgtaaattatatatgttaatatgAATATAATTTTGACATAATATTTAggctcaaattcaaattttggtcTCCTATATTTTTCTTGCAATAAAAAGTGTTTGAAGTCTccagtaattaaaaataatcaaaccttttaatattttaatttttttcctaatattttttacgacatctttaattttaaattttattaagataattaatattaaagtaTTTACCAGAAGTTATGTTCCAATCCTTGTCAACTGGACCAATTTTTATTgactgattttaaaatttgacattcaaatatatttgaattatgCATTTATTGCCTATGTTGGCAGCAAAAGAGAAAACTTTCAAGATAGGACATTTAagaggaaaaatgaaataagaaaaatagtaaaagaagaaaaaagttatttgatgttgttattgtttaaaaaattcaaatcaagatcgattatactttattaatataataattacattaaatgataaagtcaataataaaataaatcaatttcatATTGACAAGATCATTTAATgtcaattgattttaaattaaaatctataATATAAGGATTATCCTCCATCTATAtactttatcttaaaattatctCTAACAAATATAAGACTTAGATTTTTTTCAGTATAGACATGTTACACTCTATAAGTAAGTAAAACTTAACATAGAAGCCATGCCATATACTAAACATGACAACTTTTCAAAAGGTTCatgctcttctttttcatatactCTTGCTATCTCTGCTTCCATTGAAAATCACTTCATCACCAACAACAGAGGCAGAAGCCCTTATCAAATGGAAAAACAGTTTatctcctcctcttcctccttctCTAAACTCATCATGGTCCCTCACAAACCTTGGCAACCTTTGCAACTGGGATGCCATTGTTTGtgacaacactaacacaacagtCTCACAGATAAACTTGTCTGATGCCAATCTAACTGGGACTCTCACTGCCTTGGATTTTTCTTCCCTCCCTAACCTTACTCAACTCAACCTCAATGCCAACCATTTTGGAGGGTCAATACCATCAGCAATTGACAAACTATCCAAGCTCACTTTATTGGACTTTGGTAACAACTTATTTGAAGGCACACTGCCTTATGAACTGGGCCAGCTAAGGGAGCTTCAATATCTTAGCTTTTACAACAACAATCTCAATGGCACCATTCCTTATCAGCTCATGAATCTTCCTAAGGTATGGTACATGGACCTTGGATCAAACTACTTTATACCTCCTCCTGACTGGTCCCAATATTCATGCATGCCTTCCTTAACTCGCCTTGCTTTGCATCTCAATCCAACACTCACTAGTGAATTCCCAAGTTTCATACTGGGGTGCCATAACTTGACATACCTTGACATCTCTCAGAATCAATGGAAAGGCACAATACCAGAATCCATGTATAACAATTTGGTCAAGCTGGAATACCTCAACCTCTCCAGTTCTGGGCTAGAAGGAAAACTGTCTTCCAACTTGTCCAAGCTTTCTAATCTCAAAGATCTTCGTATAGGTAATAACATCTTTAATGGTTCTGTTCCCACTGAGATAGGATTGATATCGGGGCTTCAAATTCTTGAATTGAATAACATTTCTGCCCATGGTAATATTCCTTCTTCCTTAGGCCTACTCAGGGAGCTTTGGCATCTTGACCTaagtaagaatttttttaactcatCAATCCCTTCTGAGCTTGGCCAATGCACAAATCTATCCTTCCTGAGTTTAGCAGAGAATAATTTGACGGATCCTTTGCCTATGTCATTAGTTAATCTGGCTAAAATATCAGAATTGGGATTATCAGATAATTTCCTTTCTGGTCAACTTTCTGCTTCACTCATCTCTAATTGGATCCGGTTGATCTCCTTGCAACtccaaaacaataaatttacaGGAAGGATTCCTACACAAATAGGCctgttgaaaaaaattaacatccTCTTTATGCGCAATAATCTTTTCTCTGGTCCCATTCCTGTAGAGATTGGAAACCTGAAAGAAATGACAAAGTTAGACCTTTCACTAAATGGATTCTCTGGTCCAATTCCATCAACACTTTGGAATCTGACAAACATTCGAGTCGTGAATCTTTATTTCAACGAGCTCTCTGGCACCATTCCTATGGATATTGGAAACTTGACCTCATTGGAAACCTTTGATGTCGACAACAATAAATTGTATGGGGAGTTGCCAGAAACCGTTGCTCAACTACCTGCTTTAAGTCATTTTTCTGTGTTCACCAATAACTTCACTGGCAGCATTCCCAGAGAATTTGGAAAGAATAATCCTTCTTTGACTCATGTGTATCTTTCACACAACAGCTTCTCTGGAGAACTACCTCCTGACTTGTGCAGTGATGGCAAGCTAGTTATTTTGGCAGTCAATAACAACAGCTTTTCAGGGCCAGTGCCAAAGTCCTTGAGGAATTGTTCATCACTGACTAGACTTCAGCTTCATGATAACCAGTTAACTGGAGACATCACAGATTCATTTGGGGTACTCCCAAAtcttgattttatttcacttagtAGAAATTGGCTTGTTGGGGAGCTCTCCCCGGAGTGGGGCGAATGTATCAGTTTAACTCGGATGGATATGGGAAGCAACAATCTTTCTGGAAAAATTCCATCTGAGCTAGGTAAGTTGAGTCAATTAGGGTATCTGAGCCTGCATTCCAATGATTTCACCGGCAATATCCCACCTGAAATTGGAAATCTAGGCCTGCTTTTCATGTTCAACTTGAGCAGTAACCATTTATCAGGAGAAATCCCCAAGAGCTATGGCAGATTGGCTCAGCtaaattttcttgatttatCAAATAACAAGTTCAGTGGAAGCATTCCTAGAGAGCTCAGTGATTGCAATCGCTTACTGAGTCTGAATTTAAGCCAAAACAATCTATCTGGGGAGATACCATTTGAACTTGGCAATCTGTTCTCACTCCAAATCATGGTGGACCTCAGCCGCAACTCTCTTTCTGGAGCTATTCCCCCAAGCCTTGGAAAGTTAGCATCGTTGGAGGTTCTCAATGTCTCACACAACCATCTTACAGGAACAATCCCACAATCACTGTCAAGCATGATCAGCCTTCAATCCATTGATTTTTCTTACAACAACTTGAGTGGTTCAATCCCCATAGGTCGTGTTTTCCAGACCGCAACTGCCGAAGCCTATGTTGGGAACTCGGGTTTGTGTGGTGAGGTAAAAGGATTAACTTGCGCCAATGTATTTTCCCCACACAAATCCCGAGGGGTTAACAAAAAAGTACTTTTTGGTGTTATCATACCAGTTTGTGTCTTATTTATTGGGATGATTGGTGTTGGAATCCTACTTTGCCGGCGgcattccaaaaaaataattgaagaagagtccaaaagaattgaaaaaagTGATCAGCCTATTAGCATGGTGTGGGGAAGAGATGGAAAATTCTCATTTTCTGATCTTGTCAAGGCCACCGATGACTTTGATGACAAGTACTGCATTGGAAATGGAGGATTTGGAAGTGTTTATAGAGCACAATTACTCACAGGCCAAGTTGTTGCTGTTAAAAGGCTCAACATATCAGACTCTGATGACATTCCAGCAGTGAACCGCCATAGCTTTCAGAATGAGATAGAATCACTTACAGGAGTGAGGCACCGCAATATAATAAAGCTTTATGGGTTCTGTTCTTGTAGGGGACAAATGTTCTTGGTTTATGAACATGTAGACAGAGGAAGTTTGGCAAAAGTATTGTATGCAGAGGAAGGAAAATCGGAGCTAAGTTGGGCCAGAAGGCTGAAAATTGTGCAGGGAATAGCTCATGCAATTTCATACCTGCACAGTGACTGCTCCCCACCAATTGTGCACCGGGACGTAACACTGAATAACATACTACTAGACTCCGACTTAGAACCTCGTGTTGCAGATTTTGGCACTGCAAAGCTGCTAAGCTCAAACACTTCAACATGGACCTCAGCCGCTGGATCCTTTGGCTACATGGCTCCAGGTACATCATCCAACCTATTTGAATTCTAGTGTATGCACTATATAGTACAAATTATCTTAATAAGTGGCATCAAAACTCTGGTTTATGCAgtattaaaaatacttaaatgtTTTCTAAcaacttaaattatttatattttagatataataaataccaatttaattagaatttccCAAAATTTGTAGAAgttttttatacaataatttattaacaagtcatcatgtataaaaaatttattggcttttataataactacttaaaaattatgtagtaaacatgatttttcattgagagtgtaaaATTTCCACTTACAACGCATGACAGTTAAACTCAAACATATATTTTCTATCTtcataacttttatttatttatttcgtcAACCATTGTCTTAATTACACTCTTCTGTCATATAATGTGCCTTAAAGGGTGAGATTACTCTAACAAAATTTGGAATTTGCAGAACTAGCACAAACAATGAGGGTGACTGACAAGTGTGACGTGTATAGTTTTGGAGTGGTGGTGTTGGAGATAATGATGGGAAAGCATCCTGGAGAACTCctgactacaatgtcttcaaacAAGTATTTGCCATCAATGGAGGAACCACAGGTGCTACTGAAGGATGTGCTTGATCAACGGCTTCCACCTCCAAGGGGCAGATTAGCAGAAGCAGTAGTGTTGATAGTGACCATAGCTTTGGCATGCACACGTTTGTCTCCAGAGTCCAGACCCGTGATGCGTTCTGTGGCTCAAGAACTGTCGTTGGCTACTACGCAGGCTTGTCTTGCAGAGCCATTTGGCATGATAACCTTGAGCAAGCTTGCAGGGTTCCACAAATACTGTGTCATGTAGGACAGTGGGATCTGTGTCCTAATTAGttttacaaatatgttttgtttttattttccgcACACAGGTATGTATAATCGCTAGTAGAATTGTATTTgaagttgaaatttaaaattacaataaaggATGGGGTTGGTGATTCGACattggagcatatgtttctagGTTTGTACTACACTAGTCTTGCGTATTATTTCTAAATCTTTGAATGTTGCTATTCTGATATTTTGAACtttgatttaagaaaaattCCAGTTTTGAAAAATGTAGTGTCATTATGCTTTCTGGCAGAAAGTTGTTCTTTTAGTTCACATTGATTTCTATGGCGATATCTCgagatatatttaaatttcatttgttGTCTAAAATTGAACTTTGTTATTATGGTTTTGTTACTGACGACATATGAGTGATATGAGGCTAGGAACAAACTCAACCTTTCAGTGAGCATTTTCATCTCGTGCATTCTTTCTACAGAACTTGACATTACAACCTTAGAGATTTATCAAGTATATGGTAGGGAAATGCTTGTTGATGATGATTGAGCATTTACATGAACCTTAAACACCGAGTAAAGCGTAAACATTTGATCTGATAAGGAAAGTGAAAACAATCTTGCATTACAAGGAAGTTAAATCCATTTTTTAGCATTGCATTGCTTAAATCATAAgcaatatcataattgaaatgcGAATTGATGCTGGGTAAGTTtacttcaaattatttaattgtgaAATTGGTCCATATTTCATAGAGCATATTTAATTCCCAAAATTGCTTGACTCTTTTCctttcccttgtcttttgcTTGAGAAAAACAAATCTTTAAGTTTACGGTTGTGATGAATCTTCAACTACAACTTATAAACAGACATTTTGTGCTATTTTAAGGGACCTTTTTGCAGATTTTCAAATTTGTGGTGGATTTCTCCAATTTCTCACAGCTTTTGTGTCTAGTGCAACAGcttctaataaattatttgagtTTTGTGTAAGCttggtgagagagagagagagagataatgCCTTTGGTAAAGTGGAAACCAACCAATTGTAGCTAACTTAGAGTTAACACGGGAATGAGATTTTTGAGTTAGAGATATGAAAAACCAGAAATGATTTTCATAGGCTTTAGGAAGGAGGTACGCAAGTTATGTGCACTCTTAGAAAATCTGAAACATTATGCACCGGTGCTTAGCTAGTGCGCCTAAGGAATTAGGGAATTTGCTTTGACAACTAGGATACATTGCCAAGGAATTAGGAAGAATTTCCAAAGTGAATTTAAGTGTTGAACTATTGTGTGAGGTTTGGGGTTTGAGAGAGCAAGTCTAGGAGGTAGGAGTGGTGGGTGACACGAGTTACTTTGCATTTAATTTGTGTATTGTCTTCATGTTTTTGAGTATTTTTGGGTCAATTTGGTGGAATCTGAAGTCCAACTTAGGTTCAAACTAACATTCCACAACTAATTACAAGTAAGATCCGACCCAGTTGATGGATAGCCAAATTCTTTAAACATGTTGTTATAGGGCTTCAATTCTTAATCATGTGAATGGAATTGAGAGTACCTTTTGAAAGGAATTAGTCTTTGACTATTGATTTAGGAGTATATCCATGGTGCAAAAAATCTCTTTTAAGTGATGCAAATTTGCAtacttaatgaataaaaaatatattattactaGAGTTTGACTATTTAGTATGAGACGAAATTATACGGAACATAAaggatgagataaaaaaaaatactttccaATAATTGACTGGAAAAAGAATGTGAATTCGGTTCACTTATCGATTGACTAATTGGTTTTACATACTATTTAGTATTATCCTTGCAATAAAATAGCTTTCAAACTTCAAAGTCATCCGTAGGGAGATTAGAATATAGCGTATTGACTGACCAATTATGGTTCCATGGACTTGCTACGACCAATAAACTGAGAACAATAAATGAATGTTTAGAAACTTTTGAGCCACTGCGCCTTCAACCCCGTTTTTAGTCAAAGAGAAAGGGAGAAATTCTTAGTTCCAAACTGACAATTACTTTTCTTtgactttgaaaatatttaggGACACTtcgtttaaattttaatagaattaattttgaaaatgtgaTATTACAttaatctattaaaaaatattagtttatgtttaaaaataacattttaataataaattcacaaatttatttttatattaataaaatattgaagatatatattttaaatattagaaaattagttatgtttgaaaattaatctttaaaataaattaagaaaatattattttttaaataaaaagaataaaagttattttaaaatataagtgtatgtatattttaaaaattattgcaCGTTTAATCTTACAATAAATTGTActcactaaaaattattttattatttttctcaaaaaataattcttttcaaagtatatgcatagatccgtttgtttgtacttaaaaaaactttttaattaaatatatgtttgaataatttttaataaatatgtaatttataaaaacaaaaattattttagcgctcttctttgaaattaaaaatatgatagtttctaaaaaagataagaaaaattatcataaaattattttttagtttaaaaaatcgATTCATAATTGAACTTCAGAactaaaaattcaaacaaaacaaatatgaaaagtgaaagaaaagtaTGAAGCGACCATGGCAACAACTTGGACCAgaaccaaataaattttaaataatttgatatatttttagtgAATTCGATACAAACTTTCCATATAGAAGCTTCGTTGCAAGTGCGGCTAACACCGGCAATCGTTAAAGACGGAAACATGTAAAATATGAATACACTGcttaaatacaaaatacaaatcaTAGCTAAGTTGGGCTGCAAGGATTAAAATTGTACAGGGAATAGCACATGCTAAACTCAAGAAGGATAGATTTGTGCATAGGCCAAGCTCGGAAGGGATTGTAGAGTTAAAAAAACTTGTACTGAGATTAAGACGTCGTAGCTCCCTGAGTTGGCCTAAGGAAGAAGGAATTTTACCATGGACAGAAATGTTATTCTATTCAAGAATTTGAAGCCCGGATATCAATCCTATCTCGGTGGGAACAGAACCATTAAACTTGTTACTAGCCATACGAAGTTCTTTTGAGATTAGAAAGCATGGACAAGATGGAGCCACCAAAATGGTTGGCATTGAGGTTGATTTGGGTGAGGTTTGAGAGGGAAGCAAAATCCAAGACACCTATAGAGTTCCAAATCAAAAGATAAATGCATTTAATGCATAATGacaattgaatttttatcactaagatTTAGGtggtttaaatataaaatgaaatattatattttattagataaaatttatttgaatgaatatattggaagttatttttgttttaacttcaaagagaacttatttattatacttaGCGATAattttcactataaatagataaaagaatTAGTGGAAAAGATACACATGTAGAGAGAGcgtgtgagaagagagattgtgaaataaaatcactttattgagaaaaaaatatttttgtgtgaGAGAGAGTGTTATAATCTCTTATAACTATTGAGTGAAGTATTTGAGTTTGTAGAATGATACATAATTTAGGGTGAGTTAcaattttataatcatttttgtgataatgAAATACTTTTGAAACGATTTTGTAGACGTAGACAAAAGGTGTCGAACcatattaaatttttgtattcaCTAGTGTTGTCACAAACAATGGCATCCCAATTGCAAAAGTGACCAAGGTTTGTGAGGGACCATGATGAGTTTAGAGTGGGAGGAAGAGGTGGGGATATAATGTTTTTCCATTTGACAAGGGATTCTGGTGGAAGCAGAGATATCAAGATGAGTATATGAAAGAGAAGAGCCTGAACCTTCTGAAAAGTCGTCATCATGTCTAGCATATATGGCTTGGCCTATATGTTAATGTTTTACTCTCCTATATAGCACAAtccatttctgttttggtttCGGAAATGCCAAGCACATTCTGACATAAGAATCCAACTTAGTTAAGCCCGTTTCTGTTCACAAAAGGCAGAGaggtaaaaatttaaatatcggTACTGATGTTTAGTgtggaaaaaaaagttaaatttgtttttttcttctaatttattttttagatttaatttaattttttattttttttttgtttagtttgatcctttaatttttttaaattaatttaattttctcttttaatctaaatcgtaaaaaatcatattttgtgataatttaaaattattactaaatagttttaaactgctacaaaatatatattttaaaaaaaataatcaattttaaaaattaaaagatcaaattgaattaattttaaaaattaaataatactaaCTCTTGGTGTTTTACTCTCCCCCTTGAGCAACACCCCACACAATCTCATCCTTCATGTCATCACTTAGAAAGATATTAGCTACTTGTTTTCGATATTCCAAAGGAACCTGAGTAGCTAGCATATTCCAGTTCCAGACACCATCAAAGTAAATAGTATCTTTCAACAAGACCTGAGTGTCCTGAATGTTGATGATACTTGCCCGACAAAGCAATATTGTTCATATCTCTAGCATTGCGGATACCAACAAGGCCACCATTTCTTTTAGAGTTGGTAATCATATCTCGGTTCACCCAATGGCAAGTGGATTTATTCCATATGAATTTTCTAATGGTTGCATCAATCGTTGTTGCACACACCTTCAGgtattcatatataaaatttgcatGGAATACACCTGGATAGATGAAAGCACAGACTTGGCTAGGGTAACACGCTCAGCTACCCAATAATGTTTATTTCCACCCTGTCAATCTATTGTCCATGCTGTCAATTATTAAGCCATTAACTCAATTCATTGTCATCATTCattctatatattttatgtatattaaaaagttaaaaagacaTATAGGAGGAGCAAAGTggccttaatggccaaaccttgTACACAGCCCCTGCACTTTCTTATTTATCCATCGGTACACTTGTCAAATTAGGTTGTGATAATTCATTATTGACATACAATTATGTTCACCATATTACTAATTAGTGCACCAACAAGTCTATGATGGAATTTACTTATCATTATTTATTGGCATTATTTAGttctctttaaaaataaatacggTTGTACTGTGCCTAAGGAAGCAATGACAAtataagggatgagtttatcgtaaTTGGGATTAGAATGACCATATGTAAGAGttcttagaggattaaattgaggtttattttgagatgtttattgaattataattctcTTTtacgattataaatacaatattgttgtgTGTGACAAaccaattgatgttctgatgTGAATTGGTAGATAAACTTGAGTGTTCTTGATGTTTTCGTATTTTTtacttatgattttgattcattgattttaatatgattgtgtggaattgtttgagggattttactccccatgttgtgagaaacattttctataaattgttatattgagattatgagatggtgattcaaattgtgagtaagtgataaattgaacctgTAATGAATggtaagatacatgtgtattgagatgttataTGTATTAAGTTAGGAGCTATGAACTGTGTAattacacaattgtaagaccctttaagggtaaTGAGTTTTTGCGCGAggagtattgtgatgagatccattgtgggaacctgacgagttgaatcactttgaggcgcgacgagttaaaataattttgaaaacaattgagtagttgtgtgtattgcataattcataggtaaagtgtatattattcatgaggtgtgataacatgttacttTGGAATTATAtcattgtgattgagaccgagtgtatgataaattgagtatgtattgacttgcaatatatatatgtgtattgagatgttgtgtgcattgagttgtgagctaagaatcgtacaatcacacgactacaAGACCCTTTAAgagcgacgagtattgtgatgagaacCACTATGGAGAcctgacgagtttaatcacaagcgcaacgagataaaactattttgagaacaattgaggagtcgtgtattttatacaatttatagatagagtctgtgtgctaaaatgttttttgggttggacttgaattaggagggagagaccctaatagactcttcggagtgtagaccttgggggtaaatacatctggtttgagtgctcctttaaatCTGTgttgatcccacatggttggaacATTCTTGCAAAACAACATGACCGTAACTGGTCTCCTTATGATTTtatctagtgagagtgacttgacttattagtgtgtggtttgtcttgtcatgtactcttaGGTGTCCGACGAGGTTTTTAACTGACAtaataccacattgcatataagattgaatcttagtgtatttgttgcataacgcttatgtattgatcgatattgattgatttagtaaTATTGTATTTTGATCCTTCAGTACGTGAATGTTGCAAAAATGAATGAGAcatgttgtgttgtgatgtgatgttacacgacaaagtggtgaaatgacgtgagttatgtttaagtaagttgtatctcatttatatgaaatgtatatctatgttgtttcgtttctctctattagctaggaatgtgataactcactccccgtattctatttgtgtttggatcttgtgatgatcttgaactttgtgtttgtgggagcagatgattaagtggatgactatgaagaacctagAGGACGCGAGAATACAATGCTTTGATAGAATGTGACATTgagatataaatttttatattaattgcatgaagtcttggacgaccttgttttgagtcaagatgatttattaattatttggacaagttttattataatgttaaaaaagtGAATATGaaccttttatccttttgaaatacttttatttaaatgtgttttaaatttttttaattaattataatttcttattctttttattattagtacatatatgtgaagGGTAAAGGAC is a window encoding:
- the LOC100808600 gene encoding MDIS1-interacting receptor like kinase 2 gives rise to the protein MPSLTRLALHLNPTLTSEFPSFILGCHNLTYLDISQNQWKGTIPESMYNNLVKLEYLNLSSSGLEGKLSSNLSKLSNLKDLRIGNNIFNGSVPTEIGLISGLQILELNNISAHGNIPSSLGLLRELWHLDLSKNFFNSSIPSELGQCTNLSFLSLAENNLTDPLPMSLVNLAKISELGLSDNFLSGQLSASLISNWIRLISLQLQNNKFTGRIPTQIGLLKKINILFMRNNLFSGPIPVEIGNLKEMTKLDLSLNGFSGPIPSTLWNLTNIRVVNLYFNELSGTIPMDIGNLTSLETFDVDNNKLYGELPETVAQLPALSHFSVFTNNFTGSIPREFGKNNPSLTHVYLSHNSFSGELPPDLCSDGKLVILAVNNNSFSGPVPKSLRNCSSLTRLQLHDNQLTGDITDSFGVLPNLDFISLSRNWLVGELSPEWGECISLTRMDMGSNNLSGKIPSELGKLSQLGYLSLHSNDFTGNIPPEIGNLGLLFMFNLSSNHLSGEIPKSYGRLAQLNFLDLSNNKFSGSIPRELSDCNRLLSLNLSQNNLSGEIPFELGNLFSLQIMVDLSRNSLSGAIPPSLGKLASLEVLNVSHNHLTGTIPQSLSSMISLQSIDFSYNNLSGSIPIGRVFQTATAEAYVGNSGLCGEVKGLTCANVFSPHKSRGVNKKVLFGVIIPVCVLFIGMIGVGILLCRRHSKKIIEEESKRIEKSDQPISMVWGRDGKFSFSDLVKATDDFDDKYCIGNGGFGSVYRAQLLTGQVVAVKRLNISDSDDIPAVNRHSFQNEIESLTGVRHRNIIKLYGFCSCRGQMFLVYEHVDRGSLAKVLYAEEGKSELSWARRLKIVQGIAHAISYLHSDCSPPIVHRDVTLNNILLDSDLEPRVADFGTAKLLSSNTSTWTSAAGSFGYMAPELAQTMRVTDKCDVYSFGVVVLEIMMGKHPGELLTTMSSNKYLPSMEEPQVLLKDVLDQRLPPPRGRLAEAVVLIVTIALACTRLSPESRPVMRSVAQELSLATTQACLAEPFGMITLSKLAGFHKYCVM